The following are from one region of the Aspergillus luchuensis IFO 4308 DNA, chromosome 4, nearly complete sequence genome:
- a CDS encoding F-box domain protein (COG:S;~EggNog:ENOG410PVMI) has protein sequence MILKLPPELIQLVLQNCNTPAFLEAAFSCRIIHEIASTCREVLLHHLRRTPGIVNRDLRSLSSKQLFRLLTKHAFQQLYGAQYHADRVIFDFGNDVLDVKASTFSSFDHQTLALVARGREKVYIFRIEHGQLRPLREINLPCDRPGICEVLQTAFDGDGGLYVLQRFVPAMDVTDTNANHPFIKQAMQSNINGMNYLSCHSLDSPGEPVRVCAFPDHANYKPLALAAMQGGSFAISWQHNYDCSDNEVVLYTASTNPHSSAKSGVIDISYDSCVLLERTREQNEGDRFAQSRNTRNCLVGKGPVVGLAFNDRSSQLLYRYRAQALYGSFQKIDLLPFPTQSVLYENSCPVQFSDYLTLLFGIGIPFFGTHETRVQNGLSRCHWKYLSFGIATHREEDWTVACLLTSEAICRASNCEHELHLERGRRLPDWTIVARLRGFENSNTSLGCIVAASRLGTRIAVANWKTIYIWALEPGALIEHNATGFYPASSWPPGSEVIDLQPITISLDAVCFQLRFGLGENDLVAITDRGLVYCDLDPSGGSHRTIYQLGMENAPGS, from the exons ATGATCCTAAAACTCCCACCTGAACTGATTCAACTGGTTCTTCAGAACTGCAACACACCTGCGTTCTTAGAGGCAGCTTTCTCCTGTCGCATTATTCATGAGATCGCTTCCACTTGCCGAGAGGttcttctgcatcacctACGGCGAACACCGGGCATTGTCAATCGAGACCTACGCTCCCTCAGCTCAAAACAACTCTTTCGCTTGTTGACAAAGCATGCCTTCCAGCAATTATATGGTGCGCAATATCATGCAGATCGTGTAATCTTTGACTTTGGGAACGATGTTCTCGATGTCAAAGCATCCACCTTTTCAAGTTTCGATCACCAAACCCTTGCTCTTGTCGCGCGCGGCCGGGAGAAGGTCTATATTTTTCGCATTGAACATGGCCAGCTCCGACCCCTAAGAGAGATCAATCTCCCTTGTGACCGCCCTGGGATATGCGAAGTCCTCCAGACGGCgtttgatggagatggcggccTCTACGTCCTTCAGCGGTTTGTGCCTGCCATGGACGTGACTGATACAAACGCAAACCACCCATTTATCAAGCAAGCAATGCAGTCTAACATTAACGGAATGAACTACCTCTCATGCCACTCCCTTGACTCTCCTGGCGAGCCCGTTCGAGTGTGTGCTTTCCCAGATCACGCAAATTACAAGCCTCTGGCGCTTGCAGCTATGCAAGGCGGCAGCTTTGCTATTTCGTGGCAGCACAATTACGATTGTAGCGACAATGAAGTCGTGTTATACACGGCTTCAACTAATCCGCACAGCAGTGCAAAGTCGGGTGTCATCG ATATTAGTTACGATTCTTGCGTCCTTCTGGAAAGGACGAGAGAGCAGAATGAAGGAGATAGGTTCGCCCAGTCTAGAAACACTCGGAACTGTCTTGTCGGAAAAGGGCCCGTGGTGGGACTTGCGTTCAATGACAGATCTAGTCAATTGCTATATCGGTACCGTGCACAAGCCTTGTACGGTTCATTCCAGAAGATCGATCTCTTGCCTTTTCCAACTCAGTCTGTACTGTATGAAAACTCATGCCCCGTGCAATTTTCAGATTATTTGACGCTGCTGTTCGGCATTGGAATACCATTTTTTGGTACACATGAAACCCGGGTGCAGAATGGTCTCTCAAGATGCCACTGGAAATACCTTTCTTTTGGAATAGCCACACATCGTGAAGAGGACTGGACTGTCGCGTGCCTCCTGACCTCTGAGGCTATTTGTCGAGCCAGTAACTGCGAGCATGAATTACATCTTGAGCGCGGACGGCGGTTACCGGACTGGACGATCGTGGCTCGTCTTCGTGGCTTTGAGAACTCGAATACCTCACTTGGTTGCATAGTTGCAGCTTCCAGGTTAGGAACTCGCATAGCTGTTGCGAACTGGAAAACAATTTATATCTGGGCGCTGGAGCCAGGCGCGTTGATTGAACATAATGCAACCGGATTTTACCCAGCCTCATCTTGGCCACCAGGCTCCGAGGTGATAGATTTGCAGCCTATAACCATCTCCCTTGATGCTGTATGCTTTCAGCTACGCTTTGGCTTAGGTGAAAATGACCTGGTAGCCATTACAGACAGAGGTCTCGTATACTGTGATCTCGACCCGTCCGGGGGTAGTCACAGAACAATCTATCAATTGGGCATGGAAAATGCACCGGGTTCTTAA
- a CDS encoding uncharacterized protein (COG:S;~EggNog:ENOG410PSWY;~SECRETED:SignalP(1-21);~TransMembrane:1 (n8-19c31/32o189-205i)), producing the protein MRSSYFNFLPALSSLFSLSAAISSSSQPQSAEILCWPVASPEPSVLAHVSYDSTTLQPEFTFSSTNIAAACGDNEPQDVSNDLIRLGLYTSTSTNTKQWVGTLASRSSLIGSENDRPTLRLHVGPSNNIYYVDLLPSISSTSSSTPVSPKLELLSSQAGPRPHLNQPIVLGPDGKNAEEVVEKTIFQKYWWVFLIVTFLAMSGGGESQ; encoded by the exons ATGCGGTCATCCTACTTCAATTTCCTGCCTGCGCTCTCCTCCCtattctccctctccgcggccatctcctcatcctctcaaCCACAGTCAGCCGAGATCCTATGCTGGCCTGTAGCTTCTCCCGAACCGTCCGTCCTGGCTCACGTCTCCTACGATTCGACCACCTTGCAACCGGAGTTCACCTTTTCATCAACAAATATAGCCGCAGCGTGCGGTGACAACGAACCGCAGGATGTATCCAATGACTTGATCCGCCTGGGCTTGTACACCTCGACGTCTACCAACACCAAACAATGGGTAGGGACTCTCGCCTCACGGTCCTCCCTCATTGGGAGCGAGAACGACAGGCCAACGCTTCGGCTTCACGTCGGCCCATCCAACAATATCTACTACGTTGACTTGCTGCCGTCCATCtcatcaacttcttcttctacgccAGTAAGCCCAAAGTTGGAGCTGTTATCTAGTCAAGCGGGTCCACGCCCACATCTCAATCAGCCTATTGTGCTTGGTCCGGATGGCAAGAATGCGGAGGAAGTCGTCGAGAAAACCATTTTCCAAAA ATACTGGTGGGTTTTCCTCATTGTCACCTTCTTGGCTATGTCTGGCGGTGGGGAAAGCCAGTAG